The Dioscorea cayenensis subsp. rotundata cultivar TDr96_F1 unplaced genomic scaffold, TDr96_F1_v2_PseudoChromosome.rev07_lg8_w22 25.fasta BLBR01000382.1, whole genome shotgun sequence genome contains the following window.
GATTgaaattgatgatgaagacgttgaggttgaagatgatcctatatttgaatccgaaagcaatgatgaagatgatgagtttGATGAAATTGAAAATGGTAGTGAATAAATTAaggtaatatattttataaaactccTAAAAGTAATGAAACGAATAATATGAAAcgaataatgataataatagcATAAGTTGCTTTTTAGTTCCTTTtgatatgtatttgtatattttcttatataacaGTACTTGTTCAAGCAAAATGAGAGGGAAGGGTTGTAAAGGAGGTTCAAGTTACAAAGGTTCATCCGATAGTTTACATTCGATAGCACGTGATGCTCCAGCTCAAGTTACTTCTGCACCGAATGTATTGTCACGGCCATTACCTCCATCTGTTGCTAATGCTTGTGCgggatcatcatcatcttctgctTCTACTCCTTGTGCTAGTGGAGGGGTTACCCCTAATGGCGAGCCTACTATGCATGCTAGAGATACCCCGACATCATCCATGGATTGCTTGCCCCTTACTATTGATGAGTTAAGAAGACCACGCATAAAGCTAGTGAATGGAATGTAAGTATTAAAATTGctatatttttatgtacaattGGTAATGATGaggtatttaatttattcattatctttgtatatttgtaGGTTGCATCCATCAGATGTCTGTGCTCGAAAAATTACATTCATCTTTAAGGAAAGAATGGATGAGAATGGATACAGTTGGAAGAATGTCTCTAAGGAGACAAAAGACTTCTATTGGAATGAATTTCGTgtagatttatataatatttaaaatgaatttgtttgctttatatttgtaatatttattgaatttgtaaatCCTTAACATGttggtaaaaaaataacattgatgttgtttgtgaggataaataaattgtaACGTTAATTTATCCTCACAAACCTAGAGATTATTTGTGCATAAGTATTATGTCATCTAcatcattcaaatattatt
Protein-coding sequences here:
- the LOC120254217 gene encoding uncharacterized protein LOC120254217, whose translation is MVVNKLSTCSSKMRGKGCKGGSSYKGSSDSLHSIARDAPAQVTSAPNVLSRPLPPSVANACAGSSSSSASTPCASGGVTPNGEPTMHARDTPTSSMDCLPLTIDELRRPRIKLVNGMLHPSDVCARKITFIFKERMDENGYSWKNVSKETKDFYWNEFRDESMLSAIKMAWQRKAAEWCRASMCSLRKGKEKSIHVSDSMEDMDRGMEFPGI